One region of Drosophila subobscura isolate 14011-0131.10 chromosome J, UCBerk_Dsub_1.0, whole genome shotgun sequence genomic DNA includes:
- the LOC117893628 gene encoding transient receptor potential cation channel subfamily V member 6 yields MGNTESNVTSGVKKQAGVSTQALYKFVNLKGGGLLVDMMKRACQTKQFAEIDHAIKTKVEPFLYNKGAGRYFPISKLVLLRNRDRPRTRQLPEIRSLENPDDDFNIHDYCPEVSEAEYISNPTAYRFVCWDLNERGAVGETILHLCLLNASSLHADLAKRLLKFYPKLILDIYMSDEYYGESVLHIAIVNEDPAMVKYLLDANADVQERCCGAFMSAEDTKFSRTDSPDHEFVALCPITNYDGYVYWGEYPLSFAACLSQEECFRLVLARGADPDFQDTNGNTVLHMLVIYEKMEMFDVGYEVGSNIHVKNIQNLTPLTLAAKLGRVEMFFHVMSIEREIYWQLGSITCAAYPLLMIDTINEQTGNINKDSVLNFVVFGDKLEHLELLDGVVIDLLKTKWDTFCKSRFYKQFYMFAFYFLISLFSFILRPGPDAKSEDEENSNSTLDLYRNESSDVHHQQSKRGSSPSTEYKTFWLNFTEYYDPNEVEVLPAWWESYAQCPLMNLESDLAKLRIMAEMLNFVGAILYLLVALREARFLGYKMFVENLMTAPSRVMFLFSCALMMTIPWLRVSCLTEIDDHVTVFIMLTTAPYFLFFCRGFKTVGPFVVMIYRMVMGDLLRFVSIYLVFVLGFSQAFYIIFLTFDNPSTPEDQDAESNPMPSPMESIVAMFLMSLTNFGDYYGAMVSTQHEYEAKILFFLFMVIVSVLLVNMLIAMMGNTYQKIAEIRNEWQRQWARIVLVVERSVPPAERLKNFMHYSQPMSDGRRALVLRLNMTDEEKEEMKEVQEMKRIHHRFSNKRQMEREARARRRQQEYEKFFGTARKSESSDNNNF; encoded by the exons ATGGGGAATACGGAAAGCAACGTGACCAGCGGCGTCAAGAAGCAAGCGGGAGTCTCCACCCAAGCCCTATACAAATTTGTCAATCTCAAGGGCGGAGGCCTTCTCGTGGACATGATGAAGCGCGCCTGCCAGACAAAACAGTTCGCCGAAATCGACCACGCCATCAAGACCAAGGTCGAACCCTTTCTCTACAACAAGGGTGCAGGACGGTACTTCCCCATTTCGAaactggtgctgctgcgaaATCGAGACCGCCCAAGGACGCGCCAGCTGCCCGAAATCCGCTCCCTGGAGAACCCCGACGACGACTTCAACATCCACGACTACTGTCCCGAGGTATCGGAGGCCGAGTACATCTCCAACCCGACTGCCTACCGATTCGTGTGCTGGGATCTGAAT GAGCGTGGAGCCGTGGGCGAGACCATCCTCCATTTGTGCCTGCTCAACGCCTCCTCGCTGCACGCGGACCTGGCCAAGCGGCTGCTCAAGTTCTACCCAAAGCTGATCCTGGACATCTACATGAGCGACGAGTACTACGGGGAGAGCGTCCTGCACATAGCCATAGTGAACGAAGATCCGGCAATGGTAAAGTATCTGCTGGATGCCAATGCCGATGTCCAGGAGCG TTGCTGCGGGGCCTTCATGTCGGCGGAGGACACAAAGTTCTCGCGCACGGATTCGCCAGATCACGAGTTCGTGGCTCTGTGCCCCATCACCAATTACGACGGCTATGTCTACTGGGGCGAGTATCCTTTGAGCTTTGCAGCTTGCCTGTCGCAGGAGGAGTGCTTCCGTCTGGTATTGGCCCGAGGAGCGGACCCCGACTTCCAGGACACCAATGGCAATACCGTGCTCCACATGCTCGTCATCTAcgagaaaatggaaatgttcgATGTGGGCTACGAGGTGGGCTCCAATATCCACGTGAAAAACATTCAGAACCTAACCCCACTCACGCTGGCCGCCAAGCTGGGACGCGTGGAGATGTTCTTCCATGTGATGAGCATCGAGAGGGAGATATACTGGCAGCTGGGCAGCATCACCTGTGCCGCGTACCCCCTGCTCATGATCGACACGATCAACGAGCAGACTGGGAACATCAATAAGGACAGCGTGCTGAATTTCGTCGTATTTGGGGATAAGTTGGAGCATCTGGAGCTGTTGGATGGCGTGGTCATAGACCTCCTGAAGACCAAATGGGACACATTCTGCAAGTCCCGATTCTATAAGCAGTTCTACATGTTCGCGTTCTACTTTCTGATCTCGCTTTTCAGCTTTATACTGCGCCCAGGCCCGGATGCCAAGAGCGAGGATGAAGAAAATTCGAACAGCACTTTAGATCTCTACAGAAACGAGAGCTCTGATGTTCATCATCAACAGAGCAAGAGGGGCTCTTCCCCGAGCACCGAATACA AAACCTTCTGGTTGAACTTCACGGAGTATTACGACCCCAATGAGGTGGAAGTCTTGCCCGCCTGGTGGGAGAGCTATGCCCAGTGTCCGCTTATGAATCTCGAGTCCGATCTGGCCAAGCTACGCATCATGGCCGAGATGCTCAACTTTGTGGGCGCCATCCTGTATCTGCTCGTGGCTCTCAGGGAGGCTAGATTTCTAGGCtataaaatgtttgttgaaAACTTG ATGACGGCTCCCTCGAGAGTCATGTTCTTGTTCTCTTGTGCCTTGATGATGACCATACCCTGGCTGAGGGTCTCCTGCCTTACCGAGATCGACGACCACGTCACGGTTTTTATAATGTTGACCACAGCTCCGtactttctgtttttctgtcg TGGCTTCAAGACCGTTGGTCCTTTCGTGGTGATGATATATCGCATGGTGATGGGCGATCTGCTCCGCTTTGTCTCCATCTATTTGGTGTTTGTGCTGGGCTTCTCCCAGGCCTTCTACATCATCTTCCTCACCTTTGATAATCCCTCGACGCCAGAAGACCAGGATGCAGAGTCCAATCCCATGCCCTCGCCGATGGAGTCCATTGTGGCCATGTTCCTGATGTCGCTGACCAACTTCGGGGACTACTACGGGGCTATGGTGTCCACACAGCACGAGTACGAGGCGAAGATTCTGTTCTTCCTGTTCATGGTGATTGTGAGTGTGCTGCTGGTGAACATGTTGATCGCGATGATGGGCAATACCTACCAGAAGATAGCCGAGATTCGCAAcgagtggcagcggcagtgggcCCGGATTGTCCTTGTCGTGGAGCGGAGCGTCCCGCCAGCGGAGCGTCTCAAGAACTTTATGCACTACAGTCAGCCCATGTCGGATGGCCGAAGAGCCCTGGTCCTGCGCCTCAATATGACC gacgaggagaaggaggagatgAAGGAGGTCCAGGAAATGAAGCGCATTCATCATCGTTTCTCCAATAAGCGGCAAATGGAGCGGGAGGCACGAGCGCGTCGCCGCCAGCAGGAGTACGAGAAGTTCTTTGGCACCGCCCGCAAGTCGGAGAGTTctgacaacaacaacttctGA